The genomic region CGTTATCACGGTGCAATTTGAACGGAGGCATTAGTTATAGAAAATCTCCCACCCCTTTGATTCTGCAATTTTTTTCATTGCATTTGACGGCTGAACAACAACTGCTTTATCGGCAAATTCTAGTAGAGGAATATCAGATTCACTATCTGCATATGCCCAAATTGATTCTCCGCTAGCATCATTTTCCTTTATCCAAAGTTTCAACCTATTTACTTTATCAACTCCATGGTTTATTCTACCGATTTCACCTGTACAGAGCCCTCTTTCATCATAAAGTAATGATGTTCCAATCGCATCTGCTCGCATATCCAGCTGTCGAATAAATTCTTCAAGAAATGGCTGCAAAGCCCCTGATAGAATGATCACGCGGTCTCCATTTTCCAAATGTTTAGTTATCCTTGAAACCAAATCATAATTAATACTCTGACGCCCGGTATTGGCTATGGACTCAAAAAAAGTATGCATCTCGTCCATATTTTTCCCTTTCATTTGGTAAAAAAATGATTTTAGTAAAACAACACGATAATCCACTTTATTTCCTCTCGTCCTGTTTACAGAACCGTTTAAAAAATTCATGACTATTAAAACCCATTGTTTTAAAGTGAATGCTTTTCTCCCAGCTTTAAGCATAGCCATAACTGAATTATGTTGATATAAAGTTCCATCAAAATCTACAGTTACGATTGACATATTTGACCTCCTTTTAAGTATTTAAGAAGAATTTATTTTGTCAATTTGAGCCACTTTTTGGTATTTCTAACTGATCTGCAAACCCGTCTTTCGCCCACCTTGTATTCCTGAATTTGGTTTGCCAATCGGCAATGTAACCAGTCGCCAAATACACTTTATGGATATTGTTATAAGTGTAAATGTGATGTTTCATCTGTTGCGATTATTCATTGCTATATTATAGCATAGATAGCGTCTTGAACTCAGTTTACATTTATTACTTTGAGAAGTCAACGATATTTCGGACAATATGCTAAGCACTACATGGTAAAGCCCGCTTGTTCCAGGCGTTCAGGAATTGGATCGGGCTGAGGTAGCCCAGCCGTTTCTGAACCCTGCGCCTGTTATAAAACACCTCAATATATTCAAATATGGCCTGCCGCGCGGTTTCGCGGGTAGGATAGAACCGCCAGTGCACGATCTCCTTTTTCAGGATCGAAAAGAAGCTCTCGCTCCAGGCGTTGTCGCCCGGTTTGCCTACGTTGGAAAAACTCTGATTCCAGCCATAACCGGCCACTTGCGCCATTACCTCGGCTGATGTGTACTGATGTGTATTGGCTGCCACGCTCGCTGTGGAAGATCACGCCCGCAGGCAAACGCCAGCGATCCTGAGCGGCTCTCAACGTTTTCAGGACAAGCTCCTTTTTCATGTTCTCCGCCTGACAGGAAGCCAGAACGGTATTGCTGTAGACGTCGCGGATCTGGCAAAGGTAGTCAAAGCCTTCGCCGGTTCGGATATAACTGATGTCGCTGGACAAAACCTGAAGCGGCCTTTCTATTTCAAGCCCCTTCGTCAGGTTCTCATACCTGGCTCCGCGCGCTTTTCTGCTGTCTGTCAAAGACCGCTGTCTGCGACGCAGGTGGTAGGATTTCAGGCCTTCGTGCGACATGATGCGCTTTACGACCGGGTAGGATGCCGAATCCCCGTTGCGCCTGAGAATACCGCAGATACGGTCGGCCCCATAGACGCCTTGACCTTCATTAAAAACAGATACGACCTTCTCACGCAATTCGTCGCCGGACGCCTGCCGCCGCTTTCGGTCGTGAAGTCAGGTGTAAAATCCGGATGTGGAAACGCCAAGTTTTTCGGCCCACTTCGCCTTGGCGTATTTGGTTTCGTTTTTCATCAGGTCATAAAAATCCGTCACTTCTGATTTTTTGCGAAGAAGGCCGACGCTTTTTTTAATATGTAATTTTCCTCTTCCAATTCCGCTATCCTTCTGCGAAGCTCGCCCAGCTCGTCCTGCTGCGCAGCCATCTGAGTTTTCTCTCCGTCAGGCGTGTATTTCTTTCGCCAGCGGTAGATCATGTTGCTCGTGACCCCGAGGCTCTCGGCCACCGCTGTGACCGGACGTTCGCTGCTGCAGCTCATTCGCACCGCACGCTTTTTGAATTCTTCATCGTATTTCTTTCGATTTTTGGACATTTCGATAAGCTCCTTTTCTTCAGGTGTATCTTATCATACTGTCCGAAATTTTAACATGGACCCTTTTTCTCAGCAAATGGTCTGCAGATATTACATGCCGCTCGCGAACCAACATTTACTATGCGGACTTCATCAAAGACCTCTTTCATCTCATCCTGAGCCTTTTTTATGAAATTAAAGTAATCTCCACCTTCTAACCATTCGGCAATATTCACTAAAAGTGATCTTTTCTCATTATAGTCATTAATTATGACAAAATGTCTTGTAATTCTGCTCATCTCTGCATACATTGTTTTTCTATCATCTTCTTTTAAACCATGCGGAACCGCACGTACGGTGGTGTGAGAGGACGGGAGTTAACCACCCCCTCCTACTCGATTTTCAGACAGAATTAAGGAAGAAGGTATCCTATGGACAGAGAAAAATATTTTGCCGAGCTTTACCGCATCCTCGCCAACGAAGGAATAGAAACCACGCCCGCCAAAAACGGCAGGCTTCCCGTTCTGCTGAACGGCCAGCCGGCCTTCCGGGTCGAGGCCCCCGGTTTTCTATGCAAGGCCCCCGGCGATCTTAATACTCCCGAGGCAAACGATCTGTATGACCGTACAGCGCCTATTGCCGACATGGTCAGAGAATACATGACGGCGATGGAACTGGCGCCTATCCTCCACGCAAAAAGTCTGGACGAGGATTACCGGCTGCTGGCCGACTTTAATGGGTATGTACTCGCCGGACTGGAAATGGAGAAAAACTATGGGTACAAGTT from Dehalobacter sp. 12DCB1 harbors:
- a CDS encoding transposase — protein: MSKNRKKYDEEFKKRAVRMSCSSERPVTAVAESLGVTSNMIYRWRKKYTPDGEKTQMAAQQDELGELRRRIAELEEENYILKKASAFFAKNQK
- a CDS encoding HAD family hydrolase, whose amino-acid sequence is MSIVTVDFDGTLYQHNSVMAMLKAGRKAFTLKQWVLIVMNFLNGSVNRTRGNKVDYRVVLLKSFFYQMKGKNMDEMHTFFESIANTGRQSINYDLVSRITKHLENGDRVIILSGALQPFLEEFIRQLDMRADAIGTSLLYDERGLCTGEIGRINHGVDKVNRLKLWIKENDASGESIWAYADSESDIPLLEFADKAVVVQPSNAMKKIAESKGWEIFYN
- a CDS encoding IS3 family transposase, with the protein product MAGYGWNQSFSNVGKPGDNAWSESFFSILKKEIVHWRFYPTRETARQAIFEYIEVFYNRRRVQKRLGYLSPIQFLNAWNKRALPCSA